One Malus sylvestris chromosome 14, drMalSylv7.2, whole genome shotgun sequence DNA segment encodes these proteins:
- the LOC126599569 gene encoding 11-beta-hydroxysteroid dehydrogenase A-like, with protein sequence MLGLIHTFLNLVAPPFTFFSLCVFLPPFYLFKSFSYVLSSIFSENLKGKVVVITGASSGIGEHLAYEYAKRGARLALVGRSENALREVVDRASDFGSPDVLMIRADVSKVEDCKRIVDDTMNHYGRLDHLVNNAGITLLSILEDATDITNFRTIMDTNFWGSVYTTHFALPHLKSSKGKIVVLSSSASWLPTPRQSIYNASKAALLSMYETLRIEFGPDIQITIVTPGFIESELTQGKFLMSEGKMTVDQDLRDAQVSATPVAKVEGCAKSIVNSACRGDRCLTEPAWFRVTYLWKVFCPELLEWGYRLIYMNRAGSSARDAPSEKILDYTGAKNVLYPESLHTPEVKTD encoded by the exons ATGTTGGGTCTTATTCACACGTTCTTGAATCTTGTAGCTCCTCCTTTCACCTTCTTCTCCCTCTGCGTTTTCCTGCCACCCTTTTATCTCTTCAAGTCCTTCTCCTATGTCCTGAGCTCCATTTTCAGTGAAAATCTCAAAGGAAAGGTCGTCGTCATAACCGGGGCCTCCTCTGGTATTGGAGAG CACTTGGCTTATGAGTATGCGAAGAGAGGGGCACGGTTAGCCCTTGTTGGGAGGAGTGAAAACGCACTCAGAGAAGTTGTTGATCGAGCAAGTGACTTTGGCTCTCCAGATGTTCTCATGATACGTGCAGATGTTTCCAAGGTTGAGGACTGCAAGAGAATAGTTGATGACACCATGAACCACTATGGAAGGC TAGACCATCTGGTGAACAATGCTGGGATCACTTTACTTAGCATATTGGAAGACGCAACTGATATCACCAACTTCAGAACCATCATG GACACAAACTTCTGGGGCTCGGTTTATACCACTCATTTTGCACTTCCACACCTGAAAAGCAGCAAAGGTAAAATCGTGGTACTTTCGTCGTCTGCTTCATGGCTACCTACACCAAGACAAAGCATTTATAAT GCAAGTAAAGCAGCTCTACTAAGCATGTACGAGACACTGAGGATTGAATTTGGGCCAGACATCCAAATTACAATCGTGACTCCTGGATTCATAGAGTCTGAGCTGACCCAAGGCAAGTTCTTAATGAGTGAAGGCAAAATGACGGTTGATCAAGATTTGAGAGAT GCCCAAGTAAGTGCAACTCCAGTTGCTAAAGTGGAAGGATGTGCCAAATCAATCGTGAACAGCGCTTGTCGTGGGGATAGGTGCTTGACGGAGCCGGCATGGTTCAGGGTGACATACTTATGGAAGGTGTTTTGCCCTGAGCTACTTGAGTGGGGTTACAGACTGATTTATATGAATAGGGCGGGCTCATCTGCCAGAGATGCACCTAGCGAGAAGATCTTGGATTACACAGGAGCCAAGAATGTGCTTTACCCTGAGAGCCTCCATACTCCTGAAGTCAAAACAGACTGA